Below is a genomic region from Xanthobacter autotrophicus Py2.
GGGCAATGGCCTGGCGATCGCCACGCGCTTCCTGGCGCGTGGCGATCGCGTGGCGGCGCTCGACCTTTCCGCCGAGACCCTCGAAGAGACCGCCAGGACCCATTGGCACGCTTATGCCGACAAGGTGCTGCGCGTGCGCGCCGACGTGGCGGACGAAGGCGACGTCAACGCCGCGATCGCCGCGACCATGGAGCAGTTCGGCGCCATCGACGTGCTCGTCAACAATGCCGGCATCACCGGCAACAGCGAGGCGGGCGTCCTGCACACGACGCCCGTCGAGCAGTTCGACAAGGTGATGGCGGTCAATGTGCGCGGCATCTTCCTGGGTTGCCGCGCGGTGCTGCCGCACATGCTGCTGCAGGGCGCCGGCGTCATCGTCAACATCGCCTCGGTCGCGAGCCTCGTCGCGTTCCCGGGGCGCTCCGCCTACACCACCTCCAAGGGGGCGGTGCTGCAGCTCACGAAGTCCGTGGCGGTGGACTATGCCGGCTCCGGCATCCGCTGCAACGCGGTCTGTCCGGGCATGATCGAGACGCCCATGACCCAGTGGCGCCTCGACCAGCCGGAGCTGCGCGACCAGGTCCTCGCCCGCATCCCGCAAAAGGAGATCGGCACGGCCGCCCAGGTGGCGGACGCGGTGATGTTCCTGGCGGGCGAGGACGCAACCTACGTCAACGGCGCCGCGCTGGTGATGGATGGCGCTTACACCGCCATCTGATCTTGCGCGCCGCCCCGAGCAGAAAGGCAGGACGAAGGTGACCGGCATGCTGGACGCAGAGGTCATCGCCATCACGGGGGGCGCCGCCGGCATCGGGCTGGCGGTGGCCCACGCGGCCATAAGGGCCGGCGCGAGGGTGGCGCTCATCGATCGTGACGGCGCTTGCGCCCAACGGGCGGCGGCCGAATTCGGCGCGGCCGCCTGGGGCGTGGGGGCCGATGTCACCGACGAGGCGGCCATCACCGCCGCGATGGCGGGCGCGCAGCGAGCGCTCGGGCCGCTCACCGGCCTCGTCAACAATGCCGGCATCGCGGGCTTCGGATCGGTGCACGCCACCGAGGTGGAGACGTGGAGCCGCATCATGGCGGTCAATGTGACGGGCACCTTCCTCGCCTCGAAGGCCGCGCTTTTCGGGATGCTGGAGCGGGGCAGGGGCGCCATCGTCAATTTCGGATCGGTGGCCGGCCTCGTGGGCATTCCCACCATGGCCGCCTATTGCGCGGCCAAGGGCGCGGTCGTGAACCTGACCCGCCAGATGGCGGCCGATTATTCGGGCCGGGGCATCCGGGTCAACGTGGTGTGCCCCGGCACGGTCGCGGGAACCGACATGGGCCGGCAGCTCCTCGGCACGGATTGCGATCCCGAGCTGGAGGCGCGCCGGCTCGCCAAATACCCCATGGGGCGCTTCGGCACCCCCGAGGACATCGCCGAGGCCGCCGTTTTCCTTCTGAGCACGAAAGCCGCGTTCGTCACCGGGAGCGTGCTCGCCGTCGATGGCGGGATGACCGCCATATGACCGGCCCGGCGCCCCGCCTCTCCACGCGCGCGCCGGCGGCGGCATCGGCCGGAACACGCGGGACAAAGGCGCGCCATCCGCGGGACGCGCAAGAATTGGGGGCTGCCGCAATCGGGAAACGTACCAATCGGAAAGCAACGCCATGAACAAGCCAGAGAAAATCCATCAGGAGCAGCACCAAGAGCAGGCGCCTGAGAAACTCCGCGACAAGAAGAACATCGTCGAGCTGCCCTATCGCGGGGTGAGCGTGCAGCCCTATGACGGCGAGATGAGCGAGGCGGCCATCACCGCCCATCTCATGGGCAAGGAGGCCTATCGCCGGACCACCATCATCGCCTTGCGCGGCAAGGACGACGCCTACGCCCTGGTGGCCCTCGGCCCGCGCGACACCAAGCCCTTGTTCGCGCCCATCGACTATCTGGAGGTGCTGGCCCTGCCGGACACCTGCCGCTTCGTGGTCGATCCCGACACCGATTGCGCGAATCCCTCGGCCCTGGCGCGCCTCGCCGAGAAGAACGGCATCGGCGCCGACGGCACCATGATCTGCCAGGGCATGTACGACCACGTGAACTTCATCCACCACCCCGACCCCCTGGTGCTCCGGGTGGTGGAGGTGAGCCCGCCCGATCCGCCCAAGCTGTTCCATCTCATCGAGCATGTGCTGAGCTACGCGAAGCTGCCGCCCATCAAGCTGGAGCTGGAATCCAGCTGAAGGACCTGGCGGCGCAGGTGCACCCCCACGCCTTCCTCGTGCCCTGCCGCTCCGGCGGGCTCGACGAGCTGGAGGCGCCCGTCCACTTCCTCGACGAGCGGCCCGCCGAGCGGGAGGACTGGACCCTCATCGGCTGCGAGCGGAGCCTCCAGTTCCACCGCCACTATTACGGCGACGAGCCGCCACGGGTGGAGATGTGCCCGCGCGCCATCGCCGGCAAGCGCAACAGCCTCACCATGCTGAAATGCTGCCTGCTCGAGTTCGACATCGAGCAGGACGGCAACGTGATGGTGGTGCCCTGGGGCTCCGACCTCGCCATGGTGGAGCGCGCCCTGAAGGAGCTGGTCAGCCATGCAAGCTAGATCGGACCGCCCCTGGCGCGGGGTGCTCGCCCTGGACGCCGCCCTCGACCGCCGCGTGAGCCGGCCGCGCAAGCGCGGCATCACCATGGTCATCGACAAGGGCATCGGGCCCGCCGCCATGGCCGACATCGCCGCGGTCGCCGCGCCTTACATCGACCATTGGAAGCTCGCCTTCGGCACGTCCGCGCTCATGCCGCCGCAGGTCTTGGCGGACAAGCTCGCCTTCCTGCGCGAGCGCGGCGTGCTCACCTATCCCGGCGGCACGCTTCTGGAAGCCGCCATCGTGCAGCAGCACTGCCGCGTCTTCATGCAGCGCGCGCGGGACCTCGGCTTTTCCGCCGTGGAGATCTCCGACGGCACCATCGATCTGCCGCGCGACCGGCGCCGGCGCATCATCGACTGCGCCCGCGAGGCCGGCCTCGTGGTCATCACCGAGGTGGGCAAGAAGGATCCGCAAAGCCAGCCGGAGGCCGCCGAACTGGCCGAGCAGGCGCTGGACGACCTGAAATGGGGATCGAGCTTCGTCATCGTCGAGGCGCGCGAATCCGGTCGCGGCATCGGCATCTACGACAAGGCCGGCGAATTGCGCGCCAACTTCCTGGAGGAGATCGCGGGCCTCCTCGGCGACAAGATCGACCAGCTCATCTGGGAGGCGCCGCAGAAGGAGCAGCAGGCGGCCCTCGTGGCGCGGTTCGGCGCCAATGTCAGCCTCGGCAACGTGGCGGTGAACGAGGTGCTCGCGCTGGAGGCCCTGCGCTCGGGCCTGCGTTTCGAGACGCTGTCGGCGGTGGCGGACCGGGAGAAGGCGATCGGGCACTGGGACCCGGACCTGCCCGAGCCGGACGAGGGGCCCATGGCGCGCCAAGGCCGGCCCCAAGAGCTGCGCCATGACTAGGCTTTCCGACCGGTCCGCCGGAGCCGTGCTGGAGATCGGCAACCGCCTGTCGGCGGCGCCCTCGCCCCGGATGGTGGCGGTGGCCTTCGCCGAGGAGGTTTCCGGCCAGGTTCCGCTTTCGCCGCACCTCGTCCTCGTGGACCTGGCCCACGTGATCACCCTGGCCGAGCGGGACGTCATCCCGCGCGGCCCGGCCCGCGACCTCGTCGGCGCGCTTCTCGACCTGCACGACGAGGGTGGCGCGGAGGCCCTGGCCGAGCTCGGCGACCTCTACACCAATCACGAGGCCAGGATCGCCGCGCGGACGGCGGCCGCGGGCTGGCTCGGCACCGCGCGGGCGCGCCGGGAGGCGCTGACCACGGCCTATCACCTTCTTCTGCGCGAGCGGCTCCTCGTGCTCGGCACCGCGCTCACCCGGCTCGGGCGCAGGCTGGCCGCGGCGGCCCTGGCCCATGCCGACCAGGTGATGCCCGATTACACCTATCTTCAGGCGGCCCAGCCCACCAGCCTCGGCCACTATCTCCTGGGGTTCGCCTGGCCGGTCCTGCGCGATCTCGGGCGCCTGGAAGCCCTTTACGTCCGCACGGATCTTTGCCCCGCCGGCTGCGGCAGCATGAACGGCTCGGTGGCCTTCCAGGACCGCGCGGCGCTGTCGCGACGGCTCGGCTTCTCAAGCCCGCTCGCCCATGGGCGCGATGCCATGTGGCAGGCGGATCTCGCCATCGAGGCCATGGCGCTTTCGGTCACCGCCAGCGTCGGCCTCGACCGGCTGGCGGAGGACCTGATGATCTTCGCCACCGCCGAGTTCGGCCTCGTGCGCTTGGCGGACAAGCATTCGCGCGCCAGCAAGATCCTGCCCCAGAAGCGCAACCCCTACGCGCTCGCCTTCATCCGGGGCCTCGCCAACCGGCTGATCGGCGCGCAGGCGGGCGTGGCGGCGAGCGCGCGCACGCCCACGGGGCAGATGGACAACCGCATGCTGGCCTATGGCGCGGTGCCCGAGGCGCTCGGCTCCTGCGCCGAGGCCACCGACCTCATGGCCGAGATCATCGGCGCCCTCTCCTTCGATGGCGCGCGGGCCGAGGCCCTGCTCGCCGACGGCGCCTGCTTCGCCTCCGATCTCGCCGAGCGGCTGTGCCTCGCTCTGGGGCTCGATTTCCGCCGCGCCCACGGCCTCGTCGGCCGCCTCGTGACCCGCCTGGAAGGCGAGGAGCGCGCGCTCTCCACCCTGACGCAGGACGAGCTTTCCGCCGCCTGCCACGCCTTCGATGCGGCCCTTCCCCCCGTTCCGGACGGCCTTCTCGCCGCGGCCTTCGATCCGAAGACCTGCCTGGAGGCGCGCCGCGACGTGGGCGGCGCCGCGCCCCAGGAGGTGCGGCGCCAGGCGCGCGAACTGGACGACACCTTCCGCCACCGCGCCGAGGATCTCGCGGCAACGGCGCGGCGCAACGCCATGGCCTTGGGCAGCCTCGTGGGCGAGGCCCGCTCTTGTTCGGGGAGGGCGCCATGACCGGCTGGTCCTTCGGCTCGCGCATCTATGGCGGCGCCTGGTCGACACCGGAGCTTCAGGCCCTGTTCGACGACGCCCCGCGCACCCGGCGCTGGCTCGATCTTCTGGGCACGTTGGCGCAGGTCGAGGGCGAGTTCGGTCTGATCCCCGAGGCCAGCGCGGCGGCGATCGTCGAGGCCTGCCGCGAGGTTGTGCTCGACGACGACTTCTTCGCGCGGTTCGCCGCCGGCTATCGGGCCACGGGCCATTCCACGGCCGGGCTCATCGACGTCATCCGCCAGCGCTATCCCGAGGCGGTGAACGAATGGTTCTATTTCGGCGCCACGGTGCAGGATGTCACCGACAGCTGGCTGATGCTGGCGCTCGGCGAGGCGCGCGCGCTGATCCTCGCCGATCTCGACCGTTCGATCGCTGCCGCCACCGCTCTGTGCCGCGATCACCGCGACACGGTGATGGTGGGCCGCACCCACGGCCAGCAGGGCCTTCCCATCACCTTCGGCTTCAAGGTGGCCGGCTGGCTCGCCGAATTGCGCCGCCATCGCCGGCGCTTCGAGGAGATCGAGGAGCGCATGGGGATCGGCCAGCTGTGCGGCGGGGTGGGGAGCCTGTCCGCGCTGGGCCGCCATGGCCTCGAGGTCCAGCGCGCGTTTTGCGAGCGCGTCGGCCTGCGCCCGCCGCTCACCTCGTGGACCGCCAGCCGCGACGTGCTGGTGGAATGGGCCCAGCTTCTCACCCTCGCCGCCGGCACCGCCGACCGGATCGGCCATGAAGTCTATTCGCTCCAGCGCGACGAGATCGGCGAGGTGCGCGAGGGGGCGGTGGGCGAGCAGATCGGCTCCATTACCATGCCGCACAAGCGCAATCCCGAGATCGCCGAGCATCTCGGCACGCTCTCGCGGGTGGTGCGGGCCAACACGTCCGCGCTCGCGGAAAGCCTGCCCCACGACCATGAGCGCGACGGGCGCTCCTGGAAGCTCGAATGGCACGCGGTGCCCGAGCTCACCATGGCGGGCGGCAAGGCGGTGCGATTGCTGGGCGAGATGCTGAGCAACCTCGAGGTCCAGGCCGATCGCATGCGCGCCAATCTCGATGCGTGCGACGGGCGCATCTATTCGGAAGTCCTCATGCTGGCGCTGGCGGGCAAGCTGGGCAAGCAGAGCGCCCATCGCCTGGTGCACCAGGCCGCCGGCCGGGCGGGCGAGGAGAGACGGGCGTTCCGCGAGGTGGTGGGCCAAGATCCCGACATCGCCAGGACGCTCACCGGCGCGGAGATCGAGCGCGTCTTCAATGCCGGCCTTCAGACCGCGCAGTGCCAAGCGCTGGTCGACCGGGTGCTCGCGGGAGGCGCGCGGGATGGAGCAGCCTGACATGCGGCTCATGGAGCCGGCGCGCCTCGTTCTCAACCCGACCACCACGCCGCTTTTGCCCGCGCCCCAGCTTTCCCAGGCGCTGGGCGGCCCCCAGATCTGGATCAAGCGTGACGACCTGATCCCGTTCGGCTGCGGCGGCAACAAGATCCGCGGGCTCGAGCTCATCGTCGCCGATGCGCTGAAGGCCGGCGCCGACACCTTGGTGACCGGCGCCGGCGTCCTCTCCAACCACGTGCGCGCGACGGCGGCGGCGGCGGCCTTCTGCGGCCTCGGCATGACCGCCGTCTACTGGGGCGATCCACCCCGGCAGACGAGGGGCAATCACCTGCTGTCGGTGCTGTGGGGCGCGCAGACCCGCTTCACCGGATCGAGCGACCGCAATTCGGTCGACGGGATGCTGGAGGTGGAAGCCGCCGACATCCGGGCCGCGGGTGGGCGGCCTTATGTGATCCCGCGCGGCGGGGCGTGCGCCCTCGGCGTGATCGGCCATGTCCAGGCCGTCGGCGAGGTCATGGCGCAGTGCCGCCAGGCGGGCATCCGGCCCGATTACGTGGTGATGGCGGTCGGCTCGGGCGGCACGTTGGCGGGCTGGCTCCTGGGCTCGCGGCTCCTGGGCGCCTCCTGGCGGGTGGAGGGCATCACGGTGAGCCGGCCGGCCGCCGAGGCGCGCGTTCGCGTCAAGGATCTCGCCGATCAGGCGGCCGATCATCTCGGCCTCGGCCGCGCCGTGCCGGCCGACGACGTGATCATCCATGACGGCTTCATCGGCGCGGGCTACGGCATCGCCTCGCCGGCGGGCATGTCCGCGCTCGAGCGGGCGGCGCGCTGCGAGGGCGTGGTGCTGGATCCCGTCTATACGGGCAAGGCCATGGCCGGCTATGGCGCGCTGGTCGGGGCAGGGCGCTATGGCGAGGCCGCCACCGTTCTGTTCCTGCACAGCGGCGGGCTGCCCAGCCTGTTCGTCGATGGAACCGCGTGACCGCGCGCGGTCGGCGCCCACCCGAGACGGCGCCGGGACGGCCTGCGTCCCGCGGGCCAATGGGACGCGCCGACCGGCGCCGAGCCCCTACAAGGACATCGGAGGGATGGACTTCAAACGCCTCGGCTATTTCCTGGCGGTGGCCGAGGAGCTGAATTTCGGCCGGGCGGCGGCGCGGCTGAAGATCGCCCAGCCGCCGCTCAGCCGGCAGATCGCCCAGCTCGAGCAGGATATCGGCGCGGATCTGTTCGACCGCAGCCGCAGCCAGATCCGCCTCACCCAGGCGGGCGAATTGATGCTGGAGCGCGCGCGCGAGATCCTCGCTTTGGCCGAGCGCACGGAGCAGGAGGTGCGGCGCGTGGGCGAAGGCCGCGCCGGCCGCCTGCGCATCGCGTTCGAAGGCACGGCAACCTATGGAGTCCTTCCCAAGATCATCCAGGCTTTCCGTGCGGCCCATCCCGACGTGGAGCTCGCCCTTTGCACCATGAGCCACGCGGAGCTCAAGCGCGCCCTCATCCAGCGTGAGATCGACATCGCCGTGGCGCGGCCGAAGCTCGACGATGCGGAGCTGAAGTCGGAGATCATCGCCCAGGAGGACCTGATCCTCGCCGTGCCGGACAGGGGCGAGGACTGCGTGTTCCGCCTGCGCGACCTGAGGGCGGAGACCTTCGTCCTTTATCCGCGCCAGCCGCGGCCCGGCTTCTGCGATCTGGTGCTCGACGTCTGTCGACAGGAGGGCTTCACGCCCGGGGAGCAGGTGTTCACGCAGGACTATCAGACCGCGATCACGCTGGTTTCCATCGGCACCGGCATCTCGCTGGTCCCGGCCTCGGTCTCGGAAAGCAGCAGGGCAGGGGTGCTCTTCGCGCGCTATGAGGGGTTCAATCCGGGCACGGAGCTGTCCTTGAACTACCGGCGCGACAACCAGATGCCGCACCTGTTCAACTTCGTCGCCCTGAGCCGGAAGATCGCGAAGGGCGGGCGCGCCGCTTGAAGGCTCGCGCCGTTCATCGCCCATTGGCTTCGGGCTCCGGCCACGCCGTCCGGCCTGCCAGACGGCGATGCGGGCCGTGGCGGTGCCACGGCCCGTCGACGCGACCCTTCAGGAGGTCACCGCTGCGGCCACGTCAGAACCGGTAGGACGCGCCGAAGGAAACGATGAGCGGATCGAGCGTGATGTCCGCCTGGACGGGCAGGCCCGCCACGATGCCGGTGGCGTCCACCTCCAGGAACAGCTTCTTCACGTCGGCGAACACGCCCCAATGCTGGTCGATGGCGTATTCGGCGCCGGCCTGCAGCACGAAGGCGGGCGCGCCGTTGACCTTGAGGTTCTTCACCGCGCCGTCGTTGGAGTTGAAGATGATCGCATAGGCGATGCCCGCGCCCACATAGGGCTGGAAGGCGCCGAACTGGTTGAAATGATACTGCGCGGTCAGGGCCGCCGGCCCGTAGGTGGTCTTGCCCAGCGCCCCGAGGGCGGCGAGCGAGCCCTGGCCCGTCAGCGTCGTGGTGGGCGGGTATCCGCCGGTGAGCGAGAGCGAGATGTTGGGCGTGATGTAGTATCCGATGTCGAACACCACGGTCCAATTGTTGTCGGCCGTGGCATCCGAGAAGGGCACCGGCGCGTTGCCCAAGAGAATGTTCGTGCTCGAATCGAAGAAGAGCCCGCCGACGCCCACCCGCACGAACCACGGCGACGGCTCGCTCACCGGCGCGACGGCCTTGACCGGGGTGGTCATGTCCGCGGCGCGCGCCATTGGCGCGCCGGCCAGAACACCCGTCGCCAGCGCGAGGCATGCCCCGATGCCCGCGGTCTTGTTCCCACCCATCATCTCTAAGCCCACATTTCCCAAGTAAGGCGCTGATTTCGCTGTCCTGACCATTATATTTCCTATATAAAACATGGTGTTGAAGGCTACGAGGGGCGCGTTTCATGGATCACCCAGAGGGTGCGGGCTTGCAACGGGCAGATCGGGTGGATTTCGACCCTCGCGTGCGGCTGGAATTTCGCGGCACGCAGCTCAGTTCCGACGGCGGCCTTCTGGTGATGCGCGAGCTTGATGACGCGCTCGGGTTGTCCGATTTGGCGTCAGCGGCGCTGCGCGATACTCGCTCTGGCAAGAACACGGTCCATCGGCTCGACGGCCTGTTCCGGCAATCAGTCTTTGGGCGGCTGGCCGGATACGAGGATGTCAACGACGCCAACCGTCTCGCCTGCGATCCGGTCATGCGCCAAGTTGTCGGCGGCAGAGCGGTCGATGCACAAGCGGCCTCGGCATCGCAGATGGGACGGTTCGAGACCGAGACGCTGGCTCTGGCCGGGAACCGTGCCGCGCTGGCCGACCTGAACGGGCAATGGATCGACCGGTTCCATGACCGTAACGGGCTGAAGTACATCGTTCTGGACATGGACAGCTCGGTCAGCCCGACCCATGGCGACCAGGAAGGGTCCGCCTGGAGTGGCCATTTCGACTGTAGCTGCTATCACCCCAACTTTCTGTTCAACCAGTTCGGGATGCTGGAACGCTGCGCCCTGCGCCATGGCAACGTCCACAGCGCCGATGGCTGGCGTGATGTTCTCGACCCCGTCATTGCGCGCTACGCGGAGCGCGACCTTGGTGGCAGGTTCTTCCGGGCCGATGCTGCCTACGCGATCCCGGCGATCTATGAGCGATTGGAAGAAGCGCGGTTCTTCTACGCCATCCGGCTGCCCGCAAACGCGGTCCTCAAGGACAAGATCGCGCATCGGCTAACGCGCCCTGTCGGGCGGCCGTCACTGACCAAGGTCAAGCGGTTCTTCGAGGAATTCGAGTATCAGGCGGCGTCCTGGGACAAGGAACGCCGGGTGATCGCCAAGATCGAATGGCATCCGGGCGAACTGTTCCCGCGTGTCGGCTTCATCGTCACCAACCTGCCGATGGAGCCGGACTGGGTGGTGCGGTTCTACAACCAGCGCGGCACCGCCGAGCAGCACATCAAAGAGGGCAAATACGCCTTTCGCTGGACGCGGCTGTCGTGCCGGAAGTTCCGCGACAATGAGGTGCGGCTGCAACTGCACGCCCTGGCGTACAACCTGGCCACCTTCTTGCGCTGCATCGAGCTGCCCGAGGCCATGGCCGACTGGTCGTTGACCAGCCTGCAACTGAAGCTGATCAAGATCGGGGCACGTGTGGTCCGTCACGCCCGCACCATCACCTTCCAGCTGGCCGAGGTCGCTGTCACCGGCACGATGGTACGCGCCATCCTCGCCGCTATCCGCCGATTGCGAGCGCCACCGCTATGCGCATGATCGCGATCCACGCTCAAACTGAACGAAAGCGGCTGGACAGATCTGTCCGCTGCGCTGAAAAACGCCGCCCCTGGGCAAGGAAACAGCGGCTTCGCGGTCTGATCCGTCCAGATCCAGCAGTCTGCGCGACCGCAGGTGCCGCTTGCGGCAGAAAATCCTTGTCTAGCGCTCGGATACAGGCGCTCTTCACCTCAAACGACACGCCACTTGGGGAATGCAGGCTGATGCGAATATATGTCCGACAAGAGATGCCAAACCACCCTGCAAACACAAGACAAGGGTCTCGATCGTGAGCATATTGAACCCACCACTGCACAATCTTGACAGGCGACAGGTCTTGCTGGGCGGCGCGGCGCTGCTGGCGGCTCCGTTCGTGCTGACCGGGCGCGCCTTCGCGGCGGAAGGCGGCGCGGCGTTGCCGATCCCGCCGATCCTAGAGGCCGACGGCGCGCAGCCGGTCACGCTGACCGCGCGAAAAGGCAGCCACGCCTTCGTGCCCGGCACGCAGACGCCGACGCTAGGGTATGAGGCCGATTACCTCGGGCCGACGCTGCGAGTGCGGCGCGGGCGCACCGCGCAGATCGACGTTGTCAACAGGACCGACGACGTGGTCACGGCGCATTGGCACGGGGCCCATGTCCCGGGCAACATGGATGGCGGCCCGCAGACGGCCTTCGCCCCCGGCCAGACGTGGTCGGCGCGGTTCGATGTGCATCACCCGGCGGCGACGCTGTGGTATCACAGCCATGTCCACGGCAAGACCGGGCCGCAGGTCTACCACGGGCTCGCGGGCCTGTTGTTGGTCGACGATCCCGCCGCGCCCGACGGCCTGCCTTCGGACTATGGTGTGAACGATATCCCGCTGGTGGTGCAGGACCGCAGCTTCGACAGCTCCGGGCGGCTGGTCTATGACATTTCCGGCATGATGTCCCTGATGGGCGGTTTTCTGGGCGACACGATCTGCGTCAACGGTGCGGTCCGACCGGTCGCGGATGTGCCGCGCGGACTGGTGCGGCTCCGCCTGCTCAATGGCTCGAACGCGCGGTTTTATGATTTTACCTTTGCCGACGGGCGGCAGTTCCATCAGGTCGCAAGCGACGGCGGGTTGCTGCCCGCGCCGGTCGCGCGCAATCGCATCGCCCTGGCCCCGGCCGAGCGCGCCGAGATCGTCGTCGATTTCAGCGCGGACAGCGCGCCTGTCCGCCTGATCAGCAGCGACCTCGCGCAGGGTGGCATGATGGGGGGCGGCATGATGGGCGGTGGGGCCGGTTCCGGCGGAACGCTGGATATCCTGACCTTTTCGCCGGGATCAGCCCAGGGCAATGCTCCCTCCGCACTGCCCGCCGCGCTCCCCGCACCGCCATTCGATCTCGGCGCCCCAGTGCGCACCCGCGAATTCCGGCTCGATATGCACGCGGGGTCCATGATTGGGTCGATGGCCAGAAGGCTATTCGGCGCCACCGGCAGTATCATGGGCATCAACGGCAACGCCTACGACATGGGCCGCATCGACGCGGCCCTGACCCTCGGCGAGACTGAGTTGTGGCGGGTGAGCGCGCCCATGATGGTGCATCCGTTCCACGTGCATGGGTGTTCGTTCCAAGTGGTGTCGCGCGGGGGCCAGCCCGTCGACCCCGCGACAGAGGGACACAAGGATGTGGTGGTCGTCGACGCAAGCGGCGTCGAAATCCTGGTCCAGGTCAACAAAAAGGCGGATGCGGCAGATCCGTTCATGCTGCATTGTCACATCCTTGAACATGAGGATGCCGGCATGATGGCGCAATTCACCGTGACCTGACCTGCGAGGGGCAAATGCAGAATAAATTCTCCGGGGCCCTTTGATCCTCCAGTTACTGGAACCCCTATGTTCGAAAATATCGAAGCCGCGGTTGACAGGAATCCGCCGCAGGAAAAGGAGTAACAAGGATGGGAATGGGATTTGGAATGGGTTTCGGCGGCATCTGGATGTTGCTGATACTGGTGCTCGTGGTGCTGGCGATTGCCGGACTGGTCAAATATCTGCGCAAGTGACGCGGGATCAAGTGACGCAAGGCGAAGGAGAAAGAAGATGAGCTACACGATAAACCGCAAGCTAGACGGCGCGACCATGGACGCGGCCGAAGAGCGCGTGCGCGCCGCCCTGACCGAGGCCGGTTTCGGCGTGCTGACCGAAATCGACGTCAAGGCAACGATGAAGAAGAAGCTGGACGAGGACATGGCCGGCTACAAGATCCTCGGTGCCTGCAACCCGAAGATGGCGCACCAGGCCCTGGGGATCGAACCGCGCGTGGGTGCGATGCTGCCCTGCAACGTGATCCTGCGCGAGGTCGACGGCGGGGTCGAGGTTTCGGCGATCGACCCGGTGGCCTCGATGCAGGCGATCGAGAACCCACAGCTGACCCGCGTGGCCGGCCAGGTGCGCGACATGCTGGCGGGCGTGGTGAAGGATGCCTGAGGAAGCCGTCGTCGCGCCCCAGGTCTGCATCACCGTGGGCGTGACCCGATGCGCGGTGCCGGGACCCGATGGACCGCTTGATATCCGGCGGATCGCTGACCCAAAGCATCGGCTGTCGCCCGAGTGGGCGCACACCTCGCGCCCCGCACCTCCGGCGGTCTTGCAACCGCTGGTGCCGGTGCCGGGCGTGGTGCCGCTGGGCGAGCTTGAACTGATCGAGGCGCTGCAGGACCCCTATATCCTGATCGTCGACAGCCGCAAGCCCGAGCAATTCGCCAGATACACCATCCCCGGCGCGATCAACCTGCCGTTTACCGACCCCGAGACGGCGCTCGAGGCGCTGGGATGTCGGCGCACCGGCGACGGCTGGGATTGCAGCGGCGCGCGCCCGGTGGCGATGTTCTGCAACGGGGTCTGGTGCGGCCAGTCGCCCACGCTGATTCACAAGCTGACCGCCGCCGGCTTTCCGCCGGGACACATCTATTATTATCGCAACGGCCTGCAGGGTTGGCTGTTGCAGGGGTTGAGCGTCTGGACGCCGGGCGAGGCGGACGTCTTCCATATCTGAACGGGTCCGACCGGATCCATTCACCCGGAAGCGAGGGACCAATGAACGCGCTGACACAATATGCCCTCCTGCTCGGCCTGACGCTGGGCACTGTGGCGCTGGTGCTGAGCC
It encodes:
- a CDS encoding transcriptional regulator, LysR family (PFAM: regulatory protein LysR; LysR substrate-binding~KEGG: ade:Adeh_2212 transcriptional regulator, LysR family), producing MEPRDRARSAPTRDGAGTACVPRANGTRRPAPSPYKDIGGMDFKRLGYFLAVAEELNFGRAAARLKIAQPPLSRQIAQLEQDIGADLFDRSRSQIRLTQAGELMLERAREILALAERTEQEVRRVGEGRAGRLRIAFEGTATYGVLPKIIQAFRAAHPDVELALCTMSHAELKRALIQREIDIAVARPKLDDAELKSEIIAQEDLILAVPDRGEDCVFRLRDLRAETFVLYPRQPRPGFCDLVLDVCRQEGFTPGEQVFTQDYQTAITLVSIGTGISLVPASVSESSRAGVLFARYEGFNPGTELSLNYRRDNQMPHLFNFVALSRKIAKGGRAA
- a CDS encoding fumarate lyase (PFAM: fumarate lyase~KEGG: nca:Noca_4818 fumarate lyase), which translates into the protein MTGWSFGSRIYGGAWSTPELQALFDDAPRTRRWLDLLGTLAQVEGEFGLIPEASAAAIVEACREVVLDDDFFARFAAGYRATGHSTAGLIDVIRQRYPEAVNEWFYFGATVQDVTDSWLMLALGEARALILADLDRSIAAATALCRDHRDTVMVGRTHGQQGLPITFGFKVAGWLAELRRHRRRFEEIEERMGIGQLCGGVGSLSALGRHGLEVQRAFCERVGLRPPLTSWTASRDVLVEWAQLLTLAAGTADRIGHEVYSLQRDEIGEVREGAVGEQIGSITMPHKRNPEIAEHLGTLSRVVRANTSALAESLPHDHERDGRSWKLEWHAVPELTMAGGKAVRLLGEMLSNLEVQADRMRANLDACDGRIYSEVLMLALAGKLGKQSAHRLVHQAAGRAGEERRAFREVVGQDPDIARTLTGAEIERVFNAGLQTAQCQALVDRVLAGGARDGAA
- a CDS encoding 1-aminocyclopropane-1-carboxylate deaminase (PFAM: Pyridoxal-5'-phosphate-dependent protein beta subunit~KEGG: nca:Noca_4819 1-aminocyclopropane-1-carboxylate deaminase), encoding MEQPDMRLMEPARLVLNPTTTPLLPAPQLSQALGGPQIWIKRDDLIPFGCGGNKIRGLELIVADALKAGADTLVTGAGVLSNHVRATAAAAAFCGLGMTAVYWGDPPRQTRGNHLLSVLWGAQTRFTGSSDRNSVDGMLEVEAADIRAAGGRPYVIPRGGACALGVIGHVQAVGEVMAQCRQAGIRPDYVVMAVGSGGTLAGWLLGSRLLGASWRVEGITVSRPAAEARVRVKDLADQAADHLGLGRAVPADDVIIHDGFIGAGYGIASPAGMSALERAARCEGVVLDPVYTGKAMAGYGALVGAGRYGEAATVLFLHSGGLPSLFVDGTA
- a CDS encoding OmpW family protein (PFAM: OmpW family protein~KEGG: mpt:Mpe_A3010 putative outer membrane protein W), which gives rise to MVRTAKSAPYLGNVGLEMMGGNKTAGIGACLALATGVLAGAPMARAADMTTPVKAVAPVSEPSPWFVRVGVGGLFFDSSTNILLGNAPVPFSDATADNNWTVVFDIGYYITPNISLSLTGGYPPTTTLTGQGSLAALGALGKTTYGPAALTAQYHFNQFGAFQPYVGAGIAYAIIFNSNDGAVKNLKVNGAPAFVLQAGAEYAIDQHWGVFADVKKLFLEVDATGIVAGLPVQADITLDPLIVSFGASYRF